In Providencia rettgeri, the following proteins share a genomic window:
- the potD gene encoding spermidine/putrescine ABC transporter substrate-binding protein PotD — translation MKKWSYLLAAGVMAASIGAATAADDNKDVLYFYNWTEYVPPGLLEQFTKETGIKVIYSTYESNESMYTKLKTYKEGAYDLVVPSTYFIAKMSKEGMLQKIDQSQLSNFKNLDPNLTHKEFDPNNDYSVPYIWGATGIGINGEAVDPQSVTSWADFWKPEYKNSLLMMDDAREVFQVALTKLGYSGNTTDPKQIEEAYKELQKLRPNILAFNSDNPATPFIEGEVDVGMLWNGSAFVARQAGLPIEVVWPKEGGIFWMDSLAIPANAKNVEGAHKLINFLLRPEIAAQVAESIGYPTPNLEAKKLLPAEIANDPSLYPSEEVLQKGEWQSDVGNTNILYEEYFQKLKAGR, via the coding sequence ATGAAAAAATGGTCCTATCTACTGGCGGCTGGTGTAATGGCTGCAAGTATTGGCGCGGCAACTGCCGCTGACGATAATAAAGACGTACTGTATTTCTATAACTGGACAGAATATGTTCCCCCGGGTTTATTAGAGCAATTTACCAAAGAAACGGGCATCAAGGTGATTTACTCCACCTACGAATCAAACGAAAGCATGTACACCAAATTAAAGACCTATAAAGAAGGGGCTTATGATTTGGTGGTGCCATCCACTTATTTTATTGCCAAAATGAGTAAGGAAGGCATGCTGCAAAAAATCGATCAAAGTCAATTGAGCAATTTTAAAAACCTTGATCCGAACCTGACCCATAAAGAATTCGATCCAAACAATGACTATTCCGTGCCTTATATTTGGGGTGCGACGGGGATAGGCATTAATGGTGAAGCAGTTGATCCGCAGTCTGTCACCTCATGGGCGGATTTTTGGAAACCGGAATATAAAAATAGCCTGCTGATGATGGATGACGCACGGGAAGTATTCCAAGTGGCGCTGACAAAATTAGGTTATTCAGGCAATACGACTGACCCGAAACAGATTGAAGAGGCGTATAAAGAACTGCAAAAACTGCGTCCAAATATTTTAGCCTTTAACTCAGACAACCCAGCAACACCATTTATTGAAGGTGAGGTGGATGTGGGTATGTTATGGAATGGCTCTGCATTTGTGGCAAGGCAAGCTGGCTTACCGATTGAAGTGGTGTGGCCTAAAGAAGGCGGAATTTTCTGGATGGACAGCCTAGCTATCCCAGCGAATGCCAAAAATGTGGAAGGGGCTCATAAGCTGATTAATTTCTTATTGCGTCCAGAAATTGCGGCTCAAGTGGCTGAATCTATTGGTTACCCAACACCAAATTTAGAAGCTAAAAAATTATTACCTGCTGAAATTGCCAATGACCCATCACTTTACCCAAGCGAAGAAGTTCTGCAAAAAGGCGAATGGCAAAGTGATGTCGGGAATACCAACATTTTGTACGAAGAGTATTTCCAAAAGCTAAAAGCCGGGCGTTAA
- a CDS encoding DUF1240 domain-containing protein, producing the protein MMRKSLKIMGGVFLLIIVSAIMIPVYESLHSLFFMEDKIVFSSGIAMYSIGFPLIFYAMSCVVYVFIFERHPKHHIIIGRYLSYLIYIALITGIPISFGVGFMLKSDGYQTCDKMSWMSPTTYVKNISLCD; encoded by the coding sequence ATGATGAGAAAATCTTTGAAAATCATGGGCGGAGTTTTTTTACTTATTATAGTTTCTGCAATAATGATCCCTGTTTATGAGTCACTTCATTCACTTTTTTTTATGGAAGATAAAATTGTTTTTTCTAGCGGTATAGCTATGTATTCAATTGGTTTTCCGCTTATATTTTATGCTATGTCTTGTGTGGTTTATGTATTTATATTCGAAAGGCATCCAAAGCATCATATTATTATAGGTCGATATTTAAGTTACTTGATCTATATAGCCTTAATCACTGGAATACCTATTTCTTTTGGTGTTGGATTCATGCTTAAAAGTGATGGTTATCAAACCTGTGATAAAATGTCATGGATGTCTCCAACGACGTATGTCAAAAACATATCTCTATGTGATTAA
- a CDS encoding TetR/AcrR family transcriptional regulator has product MNKSAQHRKKDPIKLQVELLKAARIIAGREGISSLSLNAVAREAGVSKGGLMHHFPSKQELIHALFLQLLEIMDERIHTIMGNDSNPYGRFSRAYLHYIGELKESDESFQLALLSLAMPTEPVLRQCWRDWVSNHLAKGDEFDNSYLGALVRYAADGLWLSSLTEGETLSQQERDAIVSRLTTISFEKIL; this is encoded by the coding sequence ATGAATAAATCCGCGCAACACAGAAAAAAAGACCCTATCAAGCTTCAAGTGGAGCTCCTGAAAGCGGCTCGCATTATTGCTGGCAGAGAAGGGATCTCTTCGCTCTCTCTTAATGCAGTGGCAAGGGAGGCGGGTGTTAGCAAAGGAGGGCTGATGCACCATTTCCCCTCCAAACAGGAGCTTATTCATGCGCTTTTTCTCCAATTACTCGAAATTATGGATGAGCGGATCCATACCATTATGGGTAATGACTCAAATCCCTATGGCCGGTTTTCTCGTGCTTATTTGCACTACATTGGTGAGCTGAAAGAGTCTGATGAAAGTTTTCAACTTGCTTTACTCTCTTTAGCGATGCCAACGGAACCCGTATTGCGTCAGTGTTGGCGAGATTGGGTAAGCAACCATCTGGCGAAGGGGGATGAGTTTGATAACAGTTATTTAGGCGCGTTAGTACGCTATGCCGCGGATGGGCTATGGCTTTCATCATTGACGGAGGGCGAAACATTGTCACAGCAAGAACGTGATGCGATTGTTAGTCGGTTAACGACTATTTCATTTGAAAAAATTCTATAA
- a CDS encoding NADPH-dependent FMN reductase, with protein sequence MSNQYNIGVIVGSLRADSYNLVVAKAITKLFPANFTFKFIDIGELPLYNQDADQNVPSVVANFKSQIKACDGIIFATPEYNRSMPGVLKNAIDQGSRPWGDNSWDGIPAGVLGVSIGNISTAIAQQHLRNSLAFLNMPTMNQPECYLKWYEGMVDEQGNISPKSKDFLQPWADTFAKFVAHNAASK encoded by the coding sequence ATGTCAAATCAATACAATATTGGCGTTATTGTTGGTAGCTTACGTGCTGATTCTTATAATTTAGTTGTTGCTAAAGCCATAACTAAATTATTCCCTGCGAATTTCACGTTTAAGTTTATCGATATTGGTGAGTTACCTCTCTACAACCAAGATGCAGACCAAAATGTACCTTCTGTTGTGGCTAATTTCAAATCTCAAATCAAAGCCTGTGATGGCATTATTTTCGCCACCCCAGAATATAACCGTTCAATGCCTGGCGTATTGAAAAATGCGATTGACCAAGGCTCTCGCCCATGGGGAGATAACTCATGGGATGGTATTCCTGCTGGAGTACTAGGGGTATCTATTGGCAATATTAGTACAGCTATTGCACAACAACATTTGCGTAATAGCTTGGCATTTTTGAATATGCCAACAATGAACCAACCAGAGTGCTATTTGAAGTGGTATGAAGGAATGGTTGATGAACAAGGTAATATTTCCCCAAAAAGCAAAGATTTCTTACAGCCGTGGGCCGATACCTTTGCCAAATTTGTTGCCCATAATGCAGCGAGTAAATAA
- a CDS encoding Hcp family type VI secretion system effector: MAEPIYLTLTGKNQGLISAGCSTIDSIGNRHQIGHEDEIQVISLNSGSFRAQNAAYQPVVFTKLIDKSSPLLSTSLDSNEVLEAVFVFYRTSQHGQLEKYYEVKLSGVSLIEVSDIFPDSIKSSELIPHQYIQMKYTSISRRHVMANTSSYSINSDMVK, encoded by the coding sequence ATGGCTGAGCCGATTTATTTAACCTTAACTGGCAAGAACCAAGGTTTAATTTCTGCAGGATGTTCCACCATTGATTCAATTGGTAATCGTCACCAGATTGGTCACGAAGATGAAATTCAAGTTATTAGTTTAAACAGTGGTTCATTTAGAGCTCAAAATGCAGCTTATCAACCCGTTGTGTTTACTAAATTAATTGATAAATCATCACCTTTACTTTCCACCTCGCTAGATAGTAATGAAGTATTAGAGGCTGTATTTGTTTTTTATCGTACCAGTCAGCATGGACAGCTTGAGAAATATTACGAGGTTAAACTCTCGGGCGTTTCTCTGATTGAGGTTTCTGATATCTTTCCTGATTCAATAAAAAGTAGTGAATTAATACCGCATCAGTATATTCAGATGAAATACACTTCAATATCAAGGCGTCATGTAATGGCAAATACATCAAGCTATAGTATTAACAGTGATATGGTTAAGTAA